A genomic segment from Gracilimonas sediminicola encodes:
- the ytxJ gene encoding bacillithiol system redox-active protein YtxJ — protein MGILDSIGNLFGTESQPQNKFHWKELTSEEDVANVMHTSNEKPQVIYKHSSRCATSYFALKNVESISAEDQLKADFHMVDVISSRPTSMHIAEKLEIRHESPQLFVIKDGEVIWSGSHNQIQAEVLEDIL, from the coding sequence ATGGGCATTTTAGATTCAATTGGCAATTTATTTGGAACGGAAAGCCAGCCGCAGAATAAGTTTCACTGGAAAGAGTTGACTTCTGAGGAAGACGTGGCGAACGTTATGCATACCTCCAATGAAAAGCCCCAGGTGATTTATAAGCACAGTTCGCGATGTGCCACCAGCTATTTTGCCCTGAAAAACGTAGAGTCCATTTCTGCTGAAGATCAACTAAAGGCCGATTTCCATATGGTGGATGTAATAAGTAGCCGACCTACATCTATGCACATTGCAGAGAAATTGGAAATCAGGCATGAATCTCCCCAGTTATTTGTGATCAAAGATGGGGAAGTGATATGGAGTGGCTCTCACAATCAAATTCAGGCAGAGGTTCTGGAAGACATACTTTAG
- a CDS encoding metal-dependent hydrolase, translating into MNTQIKAHWLGHSAFKLESQSGKIIYIDPFLKDNPSTPDELKEVKEADYILLTHGHEDHVGDTVEIAKNTGAKVVGILELMGILQEEGLPEEQAIGFNKGGTVHFEDFSATLVSANHSSSYKGKYAGDPGGLVLSFEDDICIYHMGDTNIFADLELYGELYRPHVVLAPIGDHFTMGPEEAAYAVELIGAKMAVPMHYNTWPPIEADPEEFKEILEDITDTEVVVPEKGTNFLG; encoded by the coding sequence ATGAATACACAAATTAAAGCACACTGGCTGGGGCATTCGGCCTTTAAGCTGGAGAGCCAAAGTGGAAAGATTATTTATATCGATCCGTTTCTGAAAGATAACCCCTCCACCCCGGATGAACTTAAAGAAGTAAAAGAAGCCGATTATATTTTACTGACCCACGGGCATGAAGATCACGTGGGCGATACTGTGGAAATTGCCAAGAATACCGGAGCCAAAGTTGTGGGCATTCTGGAACTGATGGGAATCTTACAGGAAGAAGGGTTACCGGAAGAACAAGCCATTGGTTTTAATAAAGGCGGAACCGTTCATTTTGAAGACTTTTCCGCAACGCTGGTCTCTGCCAACCACAGCTCTTCCTATAAAGGAAAGTATGCCGGCGATCCGGGCGGACTCGTGCTTTCATTCGAAGATGACATTTGTATTTACCACATGGGTGATACCAACATTTTCGCTGACCTTGAGCTGTATGGAGAGCTTTACAGACCGCATGTGGTACTGGCACCCATTGGGGATCATTTCACTATGGGACCTGAAGAAGCCGCTTATGCTGTAGAACTGATCGGGGCTAAGATGGCCGTGCCTATGCACTACAATACATGGCCTCCCATTGAAGCAGACCCGGAGGAATTCAAAGAAATACTGGAAGACATCACAGACACGGAAGTTGTTGTGCCGGAAAAAGGCACTAATTTCCTGGGGTGA
- a CDS encoding efflux RND transporter periplasmic adaptor subunit, giving the protein MKTLRYSLPLLVMITALVFTSACNNGNEENQNGEDEDLIIPVEVSNVSRGDISAYYANTATLEAEQEATVVAKVRGIVREIYVEEGDEVKAGQVIAKIEDDQYRIEAARAKATLDRLKNDFDRNKELYEKNLIAAEAYQNAQYEYESQKAAYELAQLNLEHTSIKSPIGGVISERYVKVGNMIGTDQQVYRVTDFSPLQAILHIPEHEMAKIRNDQRAELRVDALPNQTFAGHVERISPVVDSQTGTFKVTVYVDETKGMLRPGMFGRVKIVYDTRENTRMIPKSAVMSEDLAQSVYVIKDSLAFKKAIKTGYTNGVNVEVIEGLEDGEMVVTIGQGSLQDSTKVNVISNL; this is encoded by the coding sequence ATGAAAACATTACGCTACTCCCTCCCGCTATTGGTCATGATTACAGCTTTGGTATTCACCAGTGCTTGTAACAATGGAAACGAAGAAAATCAAAATGGTGAAGACGAAGATCTGATTATTCCGGTGGAAGTCAGTAACGTGAGCCGGGGAGATATCTCTGCTTACTATGCCAACACCGCCACCCTTGAAGCCGAACAGGAAGCAACAGTGGTAGCTAAAGTTCGCGGTATTGTTCGGGAAATTTATGTTGAGGAAGGCGATGAGGTTAAAGCCGGACAGGTGATCGCGAAAATTGAAGACGATCAGTACCGTATTGAAGCAGCCCGGGCCAAAGCAACCTTAGACCGACTGAAAAACGACTTTGACCGTAACAAGGAACTTTATGAAAAGAACCTGATTGCTGCCGAAGCCTACCAAAATGCTCAATATGAGTATGAGTCTCAAAAAGCAGCCTATGAACTTGCTCAGCTGAATCTTGAGCATACATCTATTAAATCTCCGATTGGCGGAGTGATTTCTGAGCGCTATGTGAAAGTTGGAAATATGATCGGTACCGACCAACAGGTGTATCGGGTTACCGATTTTAGTCCGTTGCAGGCGATATTGCACATCCCGGAGCATGAGATGGCAAAAATCAGAAATGACCAGCGTGCAGAACTCAGAGTGGATGCATTACCCAATCAAACCTTTGCCGGCCATGTAGAACGCATCAGCCCGGTAGTGGACTCCCAAACCGGTACCTTTAAAGTGACTGTGTATGTGGATGAAACCAAAGGCATGCTTCGCCCCGGTATGTTCGGGCGTGTGAAAATTGTGTACGACACCCGCGAAAACACCCGTATGATTCCTAAATCAGCCGTTATGTCGGAAGATCTCGCCCAAAGTGTATATGTGATCAAAGATTCGCTGGCTTTCAAAAAAGCTATTAAAACCGGTTACACCAACGGGGTGAATGTAGAAGTGATCGAAGGACTGGAAGACGGCGAAATGGTGGTCACCATTGGGCAAGGAAGTCTTCAGGACAGCACCAAAGTAAACGTTATCTCCAACCTGTAA